One Stenotrophomonas maltophilia DNA window includes the following coding sequences:
- the recC gene encoding exodeoxyribonuclease V subunit gamma, whose amino-acid sequence MMSDPGSDFRLYHSNSLDVLAALLARNVRAPVPGQPLLAPEVVLIPQVAMRRWLQATLAAEFGVAANLEFLTPGEFVARALKANVSGEQDDLDAAGLHWKLYQTLRDPALLAQPPMRALQSYLAGDDALKPWALAGELASVFEKYQAWRRDWLLRWAAGADPADPQAILWRTITRGHDYRARRIQEYLDRFEGAGQPLPKGLPPRMSAFATLNISPDVLRVMATQARVGELHFYMPTPVQSYWGDLQTLAERLRSGAPDPFGEAAGENRLLEAWGAAGRDFMAVLGSYEVVHPAGEIAAYSDPEEDTRPTLDEGGLSDSLLHRLQRDLFHRRALPSGELRDGLRSDDPSLQVHACHTRLRELQVLHDQLRSLLQDPRFDPPLQAREIAVLAPDIDPYVPYLEAVFGGRGGEEEHIPYALADSSPLAGEPLADVFVHLLGLPVSRFGLNEVLDLLASAPLAEAAGLEAVDFDRLHGWLQQAGARWGLDAKHRNQHQAPADDAYTWQFALDRLVLGHATGSEADLAGVAPWIELEGGALDALDRLLRLLRVLAIYQRRLGELLTPAQWRQRLLSLLDALLPNAPTSPNSQRALERLRKLLNQFADDAAKAGFEDGVPPDVVRSHFAGALGEADTRAPLLTGGISFGRMVPMRLLPFRVICVLGLNDGDFPRRDPAAGLNQLTAELDTPRRRPGDRSTREDDRFLFLQLFAAAQEVFYLSYLGADPRDGSVREPSVLVSELIDTAATYHLDPPAAVRDFTVRHALQPFSPAAFGDGDPRRFSYRRQWHPAAGRLTGQRGGLQPWFDAPLPPPLDDAVEDEVALDTLRRFLCDPAGQFLAQSLGLRLADDVEEVDDLEPLVLSSRGPEKRSVQAAVVRATLSGDTEPLYPRLRARGLLPSGPLGERQFEVEQLKTRPYASALLGWMQGEPLESRRYEVDIDGVRLHGRVADRHPEGLVRLRAGTLNGSAVIRQGLDWLLANAAGDALPLVQFHDGGDAGPGPHVLPALSAPAARAALRALLQLRQRGLREPLRFAPYTGWVLYNAPAEKQRSEGWKQWHGSDRSWGESSSDAWQLLLRGADPFATDASYADLLRNSQVVFSAVREGRTLGAEARQEGSA is encoded by the coding sequence ATGATGAGTGACCCGGGCAGCGATTTCCGCCTCTACCATTCCAACTCCCTGGACGTGCTGGCCGCGCTGCTGGCACGCAACGTGCGTGCGCCGGTACCGGGCCAGCCGCTGCTGGCACCGGAAGTGGTGCTGATCCCGCAGGTGGCAATGCGGCGCTGGCTGCAAGCGACGCTGGCCGCGGAATTCGGCGTCGCCGCCAACCTCGAATTCCTTACCCCGGGCGAGTTCGTGGCCCGCGCACTGAAGGCCAACGTCAGCGGCGAGCAGGACGATCTGGACGCGGCCGGCCTGCACTGGAAGCTGTACCAGACACTGCGTGACCCGGCGTTGCTGGCGCAGCCACCGATGCGCGCGCTGCAGTCCTATCTTGCCGGCGATGACGCATTGAAACCATGGGCGCTGGCCGGCGAGCTGGCCTCGGTGTTCGAGAAGTACCAGGCCTGGCGCCGTGACTGGCTGCTGCGCTGGGCCGCCGGCGCCGATCCGGCCGACCCGCAGGCGATCCTCTGGCGCACCATCACCCGAGGCCACGACTACCGCGCCCGCCGCATCCAGGAGTACCTGGACCGCTTCGAAGGCGCCGGCCAACCCTTGCCGAAGGGCTTGCCACCGCGCATGTCTGCGTTCGCGACGCTCAACATCTCGCCCGACGTGCTGCGGGTGATGGCCACCCAGGCCCGGGTCGGCGAGCTGCACTTCTATATGCCCACTCCGGTGCAGTCGTACTGGGGCGATCTGCAGACCCTGGCCGAGCGCCTGCGCAGCGGCGCGCCCGATCCCTTCGGTGAAGCGGCCGGCGAAAACCGCCTGCTGGAAGCCTGGGGCGCGGCGGGCCGCGACTTCATGGCGGTGCTGGGCAGCTACGAGGTGGTGCATCCGGCCGGCGAGATCGCCGCCTATTCCGATCCGGAGGAGGACACCCGCCCGACCCTGGACGAAGGCGGCCTGTCCGACAGCCTGCTGCATCGCCTGCAGCGTGACCTGTTCCACCGCCGCGCACTGCCCTCCGGCGAGCTGCGTGACGGGCTGCGCAGCGACGACCCCAGCCTGCAGGTACACGCCTGCCACACCCGCCTGCGCGAACTGCAGGTGCTGCACGACCAGCTGCGCAGCCTGCTGCAGGACCCGCGCTTCGACCCGCCGCTGCAGGCGCGCGAGATCGCGGTGCTGGCGCCGGATATCGATCCCTATGTGCCGTACCTGGAAGCGGTGTTCGGCGGTCGCGGCGGCGAGGAGGAGCACATTCCCTATGCGCTGGCCGACAGCAGTCCACTGGCGGGCGAGCCGTTGGCCGATGTGTTCGTGCACCTGCTGGGCCTGCCGGTCTCGCGCTTCGGCTTGAACGAAGTGCTGGACCTGCTGGCGAGTGCACCGCTGGCCGAAGCGGCCGGGCTGGAAGCGGTGGACTTCGACCGCCTGCATGGCTGGTTGCAGCAGGCGGGCGCACGCTGGGGCCTGGATGCGAAGCACCGCAACCAGCACCAGGCACCGGCCGACGACGCCTACACCTGGCAGTTCGCGCTGGATCGCCTGGTGCTCGGTCACGCGACCGGCAGCGAGGCCGACCTGGCCGGCGTGGCGCCGTGGATCGAACTGGAAGGCGGCGCGTTGGACGCGCTGGACCGGCTGCTGCGCCTGCTGCGCGTGCTGGCCATCTACCAGCGCCGCCTGGGCGAACTGCTGACCCCGGCGCAGTGGCGACAGCGCCTGCTGTCGCTGCTGGATGCGCTGCTGCCGAACGCGCCCACCTCGCCCAACAGCCAGCGCGCGCTGGAGCGCCTGCGCAAGCTGCTCAACCAGTTTGCCGACGATGCCGCCAAGGCCGGTTTCGAAGACGGCGTGCCGCCGGACGTGGTGCGTTCGCACTTCGCCGGCGCGCTGGGCGAGGCCGATACGCGCGCACCGCTGCTGACCGGTGGCATCAGCTTCGGCCGCATGGTGCCGATGCGCCTGCTGCCGTTCCGGGTGATCTGCGTGCTCGGTCTGAATGATGGCGATTTCCCGCGCCGCGACCCGGCGGCCGGTCTCAACCAGCTCACCGCCGAGCTGGATACGCCGCGCCGCCGTCCGGGTGACCGCTCCACCCGCGAAGACGATCGTTTCCTGTTCCTGCAGCTGTTCGCTGCCGCGCAGGAGGTGTTCTACCTCAGCTACCTCGGTGCCGATCCGCGCGATGGCAGCGTGCGCGAGCCGTCGGTGCTGGTCAGCGAACTGATCGATACCGCCGCCACGTATCACCTCGATCCGCCTGCGGCAGTCCGTGACTTCACCGTGCGCCACGCACTGCAGCCGTTCTCGCCAGCCGCGTTCGGTGACGGCGACCCACGCCGCTTCAGCTATCGCCGCCAATGGCATCCGGCCGCCGGTCGCCTCACCGGCCAGCGTGGTGGCCTGCAGCCGTGGTTTGATGCCCCCTTGCCGCCGCCGCTCGACGATGCGGTGGAAGACGAAGTCGCACTCGATACCCTGCGCCGCTTCCTGTGCGACCCGGCCGGGCAGTTCCTCGCACAGTCGCTGGGCCTGCGCCTTGCCGACGATGTCGAGGAGGTCGATGACCTGGAACCGCTGGTGCTGTCCTCGCGCGGGCCGGAGAAGCGCAGCGTGCAGGCGGCGGTGGTGCGTGCCACGCTCAGCGGCGATACCGAGCCGTTGTACCCGCGGCTGCGCGCACGCGGCCTGCTGCCTTCGGGTCCATTGGGCGAGCGTCAGTTCGAGGTCGAGCAGTTGAAGACCCGCCCGTATGCCAGTGCGTTGCTGGGCTGGATGCAGGGCGAACCATTGGAAAGCCGTCGCTACGAAGTGGACATCGACGGCGTGCGCCTGCATGGCCGCGTGGCCGATCGGCATCCCGAAGGGCTGGTGCGCCTGCGTGCCGGCACCCTCAATGGCAGTGCAGTGATCCGCCAGGGCCTGGACTGGTTGCTGGCCAACGCCGCGGGTGACGCGCTGCCCCTCGTGCAGTTCCACGATGGCGGTGACGCCGGCCCCGGCCCGCATGTGCTGCCGGCACTGAGTGCTCCCGCTGCACGCGCCGCACTGCGTGCGCTGCTGCAGCTGCGCCAGCGTGGCCTGCGTGAGCCGCTGCGCTTTGCCCCGTACACCGGCTGGGTGCTGTACAACGCGCCGGCAGAAAAACAGCGCAGCGAAGGCTGGAAGCAGTGGCATGGCAGCGACCGCAGCTGGGGCGAATCCAGCAGCGACGCCTGGCAGCTGCTGTTGCGCGGTGCCGACCCGTTTGCCACCGACGCCAGCTATGCCGACCTGCTGCGCAACAGCCAGGTGGTCTTCAGCGCGGTGCGCGAAGGCCGCACTCTCGGCGCCGAAGCGCGCCAGGAGGGCAGCGCATGA
- a CDS encoding ABC transporter ATP-binding protein, translating to MSASASSLVQLSNVRIDRSGRTILRDVSLQVPKGSITAVLGPSGSGKSTLLAALTGELRPVAGEVTLFGKPIPHDSGALLEMRKSVGVLLQGNGLLTDLTVAENVALPLRTHTRLPTAVLRRLVQMKLHAVGLLAAADAWPRELSGGMARRVALARALALDPPLMIYDEPLTGLDPIASGVIMSLIQRLNHSLGLTSIIVSHHVHETLPICDQVIAIANGGIVFQGTPEALQSSQDPLLRQFLHGQPDGPIPFDAAPRARVA from the coding sequence ATGTCGGCTTCCGCCTCCAGTCTGGTGCAGTTATCCAACGTCCGCATCGACCGGAGCGGGCGCACGATCCTGCGCGACGTGTCGCTGCAGGTGCCCAAGGGCAGCATCACCGCTGTGCTCGGTCCGTCCGGCAGCGGCAAGTCGACCCTGCTGGCGGCGCTGACCGGCGAACTGCGCCCGGTCGCCGGCGAGGTCACCCTGTTCGGCAAGCCGATTCCGCACGACAGCGGCGCGCTGCTGGAGATGCGCAAGAGCGTGGGCGTGCTGCTGCAGGGCAACGGCCTGCTGACCGACCTCACCGTGGCCGAGAACGTCGCCCTGCCGCTGCGCACGCACACCCGTCTGCCGACCGCCGTGCTGCGCCGCCTGGTGCAGATGAAGCTGCATGCGGTAGGCCTGCTGGCCGCCGCCGATGCCTGGCCGCGCGAGCTGTCCGGTGGCATGGCGCGCCGCGTGGCGCTGGCCCGTGCACTGGCGCTGGACCCGCCGCTGATGATCTACGACGAGCCGCTGACCGGGCTGGACCCGATCGCCTCGGGGGTGATCATGAGCCTGATCCAGCGCCTCAACCACAGCCTGGGCCTGACCAGCATCATCGTCAGCCACCACGTGCACGAGACCCTGCCGATCTGCGACCAGGTGATCGCGATCGCCAATGGCGGCATCGTGTTCCAGGGCACGCCCGAGGCGCTGCAGTCCAGCCAGGACCCGCTGCTGCGGCAGTTCCTGCACGGCCAGCCCGATGGCCCGATTCCGTTCGATGCCGCACCACGCGCGAGGGTTGCCTGA
- a CDS encoding MlaE family lipid ABC transporter permease subunit translates to MPFVQATRSLGRAGLFSLTVLRGSLPTRDFLAELTREIYKIGARSLPIIAVGGAFVGLVLTLQGYRTLTTFGAADALSTLLGLSLYRELAPVLTALLFIGRAGSSIAAELGLMRATDQIKALELMAIDPVAKAVAPRFWAAVLTVPLLTGIFCSLAISASYFEAVHVLGLDNGVFWSALRNSVDFWDDFGVAMLKSAIFGGTAALVAAYVGFHAEPTIEGTSVATTRAVVNASLLVLMFNFVLSAMLFT, encoded by the coding sequence ATGCCGTTCGTCCAAGCCACCCGCTCGCTTGGCCGCGCCGGCCTGTTCTCGCTGACCGTGCTGCGCGGTTCGCTGCCGACGCGTGATTTCCTGGCCGAGCTGACCCGCGAGATCTACAAGATCGGTGCGCGCTCGCTGCCGATCATCGCCGTCGGCGGTGCCTTCGTCGGCCTGGTGCTGACCCTGCAGGGCTACCGCACGCTGACCACCTTCGGTGCGGCTGACGCACTGTCGACCCTGCTCGGCCTGTCGCTGTACCGCGAGCTGGCACCGGTGCTGACCGCGCTGCTGTTCATTGGCCGCGCCGGCAGCTCGATCGCCGCTGAACTGGGCCTGATGCGTGCCACCGACCAGATCAAGGCGCTGGAGCTGATGGCGATCGACCCGGTGGCCAAGGCGGTGGCGCCGCGCTTCTGGGCGGCGGTGCTGACCGTGCCGTTGCTGACCGGCATCTTCTGTTCGCTGGCGATCAGCGCCAGCTACTTCGAAGCGGTGCACGTGCTGGGCCTGGACAACGGCGTGTTCTGGTCGGCGCTGCGCAACAGCGTGGACTTCTGGGACGACTTCGGCGTGGCAATGCTGAAGTCGGCGATCTTCGGCGGCACTGCCGCGCTGGTTGCCGCCTACGTTGGTTTCCATGCCGAGCCGACCATTGAAGGCACGTCGGTGGCGACCACCCGTGCGGTGGTCAACGCCTCGCTGCTGGTACTGATGTTCAACTTCGTGCTGTCGGCAATGTTGTTCACCTAA
- the mlaD gene encoding outer membrane lipid asymmetry maintenance protein MlaD produces the protein MAIRGPRLEFSVGAFLLLALASLMVLAVASTNQRWSWGSKGYDLKARFSQVGQLRKQAPVKIGGVTVGQVASIDLDPVKFESIVTLRMDSKVKDLPADTSAGIFTSGLLGESYIGLQPGGDPDVLKAGDEIVFTQPAVDLIQLVGKYMFSGGAGGGAAQKPNDGAQAPATEPQP, from the coding sequence ATGGCCATCCGCGGTCCCAGACTCGAATTCTCCGTCGGCGCTTTCCTGCTGCTGGCCCTGGCCTCGCTGATGGTGCTGGCCGTGGCCTCGACCAACCAGCGCTGGAGCTGGGGCAGTAAAGGCTATGACCTGAAAGCGCGCTTCTCCCAGGTTGGCCAGCTGCGCAAGCAGGCGCCGGTGAAGATCGGTGGCGTCACCGTCGGCCAGGTTGCCTCGATCGACCTGGACCCGGTGAAGTTCGAATCAATCGTGACCCTGCGCATGGACAGCAAGGTCAAGGACCTGCCGGCAGACACCTCGGCTGGCATCTTCACCAGTGGTTTGCTCGGCGAGAGCTATATCGGTCTGCAGCCGGGCGGTGATCCGGACGTGCTGAAGGCCGGCGACGAGATCGTCTTCACCCAGCCGGCAGTGGACCTGATCCAGCTGGTCGGCAAGTACATGTTCAGTGGCGGTGCCGGTGGCGGCGCTGCTCAGAAGCCCAACGATGGCGCGCAGGCGCCTGCAACGGAACCGCAACCATGA
- a CDS encoding MlaC/ttg2D family ABC transporter substrate-binding protein codes for MKMKLIPALLASALLAATPFLAQAQAAAPAAAATQGQAGKVVIDASSRILSTLQQRKSEFTSNPASLRSYIDSELTRTFDRDYAARLVLGPHARGASDADIKLFADAMADSLMQRYGSTLLNIQGKPSFRLKGESPLPGNRGVRVSTELVRAGNEPTPVEYWMRNVNGQWKIFDVNIEGISYVQTFRNQFDTPLRQKGIKQVATELHSGSMQAGPAGNGK; via the coding sequence ATGAAGATGAAACTGATCCCGGCCCTGCTCGCCTCGGCGCTGCTGGCGGCCACTCCGTTCCTCGCCCAGGCGCAGGCCGCCGCTCCCGCCGCTGCCGCAACGCAGGGCCAGGCCGGCAAGGTGGTGATCGATGCCAGCAGCCGCATCCTGTCCACGCTGCAGCAGCGCAAGAGCGAGTTCACCAGCAACCCGGCCAGCCTGCGCAGCTACATCGACAGCGAGCTGACCCGCACCTTCGACCGCGACTATGCCGCGCGCCTGGTGCTGGGCCCGCACGCCCGTGGCGCCTCCGATGCCGACATCAAGCTGTTCGCCGATGCCATGGCTGACAGCCTGATGCAGCGCTACGGCTCGACCCTGCTCAACATCCAGGGCAAGCCGAGCTTCCGCCTGAAGGGTGAGAGCCCGCTGCCGGGCAACCGCGGCGTGCGCGTGAGCACCGAGCTGGTCCGCGCCGGCAATGAACCGACCCCGGTCGAGTACTGGATGCGCAACGTGAACGGCCAGTGGAAGATCTTCGACGTCAACATCGAAGGCATCTCCTACGTGCAGACCTTCCGCAACCAGTTCGACACCCCGCTGCGCCAGAAGGGCATCAAGCAGGTGGCCACCGAGCTGCACAGCGGCAGCATGCAGGCCGGGCCCGCGGGCAATGGCAAGTAA
- a CDS encoding STAS domain-containing protein, giving the protein MASNALALLEGDTLRLRGVLDRAAVIALWPQLQALPAQLARLELSEVERVDSAGLALLAELAARARKSGHPLAVSGAPAGYNELSAAYRLSPDLDFNANSAAS; this is encoded by the coding sequence ATGGCAAGTAACGCACTGGCATTGCTGGAAGGCGACACCCTGCGCCTGCGTGGGGTGCTCGACCGTGCCGCGGTGATTGCGCTGTGGCCACAGCTGCAGGCGCTGCCGGCACAGCTGGCACGACTGGAACTGAGTGAGGTCGAACGCGTGGACAGCGCCGGCCTGGCGCTGCTGGCCGAGCTGGCCGCACGTGCGCGCAAGAGCGGTCACCCGCTGGCAGTCTCCGGCGCACCGGCCGGCTACAACGAGCTGAGCGCAGCCTACCGGCTGTCGCCCGACCTGGATTTCAACGCTAATTCTGCTGCGAGCTGA
- a CDS encoding MlaA family lipoprotein has product MNVVRTLPLIVLATALTACAGKPARSDAPAASTVVPASTIAEASAPTADSATVDTAPAAAVVAAPAPATPPSAPARSADTDAARAAAATAPGGDDDFDALYGGAGNTGSAAAYDPWEPFNRKVHTFNNAVDRGIARPLATAYTHVVPRFARTGVSNFFSNLRAPVTITNQLLQGRGADAWDSLGRFLMNSTLGIGGLFDPASKAMVPRRNEDFGQTLGAWGWRRSRYVELPFFGPRTVRDVFGLAGDIPLSPIRRIEEDKVRIGLQGLQLVDTRAQLLAIDDLRDTAVDEYSLVRDAWMQRRNYQIENDLRSKRDRGHDDANSPIPVDAMPMPQWTH; this is encoded by the coding sequence ATGAACGTCGTACGCACTCTCCCCCTGATCGTCCTGGCCACCGCCCTCACCGCCTGTGCCGGCAAGCCCGCGCGCAGCGATGCGCCGGCGGCCAGCACCGTGGTCCCGGCCAGTACCATCGCCGAAGCCTCCGCCCCCACCGCCGATTCCGCTACGGTCGATACCGCGCCAGCAGCAGCCGTGGTTGCCGCACCTGCGCCGGCCACGCCGCCATCCGCACCAGCCCGCAGCGCCGACACCGATGCGGCCAGGGCCGCAGCGGCGACCGCTCCCGGTGGTGATGACGACTTCGATGCCCTCTACGGCGGTGCCGGCAACACCGGCAGCGCGGCGGCCTACGATCCGTGGGAACCGTTCAATCGCAAGGTGCACACGTTCAACAACGCGGTCGACCGCGGTATCGCCCGTCCGCTGGCCACCGCCTATACCCACGTGGTGCCGCGCTTCGCGCGTACCGGCGTCAGCAACTTCTTCAGCAACCTGCGCGCGCCGGTGACCATCACCAACCAGCTGCTGCAGGGCCGCGGTGCCGATGCGTGGGACAGCCTCGGCCGCTTCCTGATGAACAGCACGCTGGGTATCGGCGGCCTGTTCGATCCGGCCAGCAAGGCGATGGTGCCGCGTCGCAATGAAGACTTCGGCCAGACCCTGGGTGCCTGGGGCTGGCGGCGTTCGCGCTACGTGGAGCTGCCGTTCTTCGGCCCGCGTACCGTGCGCGATGTGTTCGGCCTGGCCGGTGACATTCCGCTGTCGCCGATCCGCCGCATCGAAGAGGACAAGGTCCGCATCGGCCTGCAGGGCCTGCAGCTGGTCGATACCCGCGCGCAGCTGCTGGCGATCGACGACCTGCGCGACACCGCCGTGGACGAGTACTCGCTGGTCCGCGATGCGTGGATGCAGCGCCGCAACTACCAGATCGAGAACGATCTGCGCAGCAAGCGTGACCGTGGCCACGACGACGCCAATTCGCCGATCCCGGTCGATGCGATGCCGATGCCGCAGTGGACGCACTGA
- a CDS encoding glutathione peroxidase: MSTPIQDISLTTIDGQPSSLADYQGKVLLLVNVASKCGLTPQYEGLQALYAEKHAQGLEVLGFPANNFLGQEPGSEAEIQQFCQLTYDVSFPMFSKISVAGDDAHPLYQQLTAAQPQSIGEGPLRERLASKEIPIHPAPAVLWNFEKFLVGRDGKVIARFAPDVAADDARLREAIEAALAA, translated from the coding sequence GTGAGCACCCCGATCCAGGACATTTCCCTCACCACCATCGACGGCCAGCCGTCCTCGCTTGCCGACTACCAAGGCAAGGTACTGCTGCTGGTCAACGTCGCCTCCAAGTGCGGCCTGACACCGCAGTACGAAGGCCTGCAGGCGCTGTATGCGGAAAAGCACGCGCAGGGTCTGGAAGTACTGGGCTTCCCTGCCAACAACTTCCTCGGCCAGGAGCCGGGCAGCGAGGCGGAAATCCAGCAGTTCTGCCAGCTCACCTACGACGTCAGCTTCCCGATGTTCTCCAAGATCAGCGTGGCCGGTGACGACGCCCACCCGCTGTATCAGCAGCTGACCGCCGCGCAGCCGCAGTCGATCGGCGAAGGCCCGCTGCGCGAGCGCCTCGCCAGCAAGGAAATCCCGATCCACCCGGCGCCGGCGGTGCTGTGGAACTTCGAGAAGTTCCTGGTTGGCCGCGACGGCAAGGTCATCGCGCGCTTTGCCCCGGACGTGGCCGCCGATGATGCGCGCCTGCGCGAGGCCATCGAGGCCGCGCTGGCGGCCTGA
- the rmuC gene encoding DNA recombination protein RmuC: MQTEYLLIGGLLLAVLILQLVALLRRPPHDRLEQAVREEARAGRSELREQLDGFARALTDLSTRTDQRLDLLREALGEDARKARAEAAESQQRGAALMGQRLQELRGQLETFGQQQEARIHAFGQQLQELIGRTDTQLGALRQTLVDDARKGREEGAQSQQRLTENLGLRLQELTQRNEQRIAEMRTTLEEQLRALQSDNAQKLEQMRVTVDEKLQSTLETRLGQSFKLVSERLEQVQRGLGEMQQLATGVGDLKRVLTNVKTRGSWGEVQLENILEQTLIQEQYARGVKVRPDSGEMVDIAVRLPGRSSDDTPVWLPIDSKFPREDYERLLDAQEQGDAELVRVQGAQLERAVKVQAKSICEKYIVPPHTTDFAVMFLPTEGLYAEVIRRPGLVDLLQRDHRVVVAGPTTITALLNSLQMGFRTLAIEKRSSEVWSLLGAVKTEFGKFGDVLDNVKAKLDQASKQIDQTGVRTRAIARKLRDVESLPVEQSRQLLPDALPAEEGSDSDET; the protein is encoded by the coding sequence ATGCAAACCGAATATCTTCTCATTGGCGGCCTGCTATTGGCCGTGCTCATCCTGCAGCTGGTCGCCCTGCTGCGCCGCCCGCCGCATGACCGCCTGGAACAGGCGGTGCGCGAGGAGGCGCGGGCCGGGCGCAGCGAGCTGCGCGAACAACTCGATGGCTTCGCCCGCGCGCTGACCGATCTGTCCACCCGCACCGACCAGCGCCTGGACCTGCTGCGCGAAGCGCTGGGCGAAGATGCCCGAAAGGCGCGCGCCGAAGCGGCCGAGAGCCAGCAGCGCGGCGCGGCGTTGATGGGACAGCGGCTGCAGGAACTGCGCGGCCAGCTGGAAACCTTCGGCCAGCAGCAGGAAGCCCGCATCCATGCGTTTGGCCAGCAGCTGCAGGAGCTCATCGGGCGTACCGATACCCAGCTTGGCGCGCTGCGGCAGACCCTGGTGGACGATGCACGCAAGGGCCGCGAGGAGGGCGCGCAGTCGCAGCAGCGCCTGACCGAGAACCTGGGCCTGCGCCTGCAGGAACTGACCCAGCGCAACGAGCAGCGCATCGCGGAGATGCGCACGACGCTGGAAGAGCAGCTGCGCGCGCTGCAGAGCGACAATGCGCAGAAGCTGGAGCAGATGCGCGTGACGGTGGATGAGAAGTTGCAGTCCACCCTGGAAACACGCCTTGGCCAGTCCTTCAAGTTGGTCTCGGAGCGTCTGGAACAGGTGCAGCGTGGCCTCGGCGAGATGCAGCAGCTGGCCACCGGCGTGGGCGACCTCAAGCGCGTGCTGACCAACGTCAAGACGCGCGGCAGCTGGGGTGAAGTACAGCTGGAGAACATCCTCGAGCAGACCCTGATCCAGGAGCAGTACGCGCGCGGGGTGAAGGTACGCCCGGATAGTGGCGAAATGGTCGACATCGCCGTGCGCCTGCCGGGCCGCAGCAGCGATGACACGCCGGTGTGGCTGCCGATCGACTCCAAGTTCCCACGCGAAGACTACGAGCGCCTGCTGGACGCACAGGAGCAGGGTGACGCCGAACTGGTACGCGTGCAGGGTGCGCAGCTGGAGCGTGCGGTGAAGGTGCAGGCCAAGTCGATCTGCGAGAAGTACATCGTGCCGCCGCACACCACCGACTTCGCGGTGATGTTCCTGCCTACCGAAGGCCTGTATGCCGAGGTGATCCGGCGCCCAGGGCTGGTCGATCTGCTGCAGCGCGACCACCGCGTGGTGGTCGCCGGGCCGACCACGATCACCGCACTGCTCAACAGCCTGCAGATGGGTTTCCGCACGCTGGCCATCGAGAAGCGGTCCAGCGAGGTGTGGAGCCTGCTGGGTGCGGTGAAGACCGAGTTCGGCAAGTTCGGCGATGTGCTGGACAACGTGAAGGCCAAGCTGGACCAGGCCAGCAAGCAGATCGACCAGACCGGGGTGCGCACCCGCGCGATCGCCCGCAAGCTGAGGGATGTTGAGTCGCTGCCGGTTGAGCAGAGCCGCCAGTTGCTGCCGGACGCGCTGCCAGCAGAGGAAGGCAGTGACAGCGACGAGACCTGA
- a CDS encoding glutathione S-transferase family protein: MLALYGKPTSINVRKVLWLCVGLDLPLHHEPGPSADLLATLNPNRQVPVLRDGDFVLWESNSICRYLAVRAGRDDLLPGSAQGRARVEQWMDWQASDLNSAWRHVFMARVRQHPDYPDDTRAEASLAQWNRLMAVLDAQLAATDGYVAGDSFTLADIVLGLSTQRWRSTPGNKPVLPHLAAWFERLRQQPGFTAHVDNGVA, encoded by the coding sequence ATGCTCGCTCTTTACGGAAAGCCCACCTCCATCAACGTGCGCAAGGTGCTGTGGCTGTGCGTCGGGCTCGACCTGCCACTTCACCACGAGCCAGGACCGTCGGCGGACCTGCTGGCCACACTGAATCCGAACCGTCAGGTGCCGGTCCTGCGCGATGGCGACTTCGTGCTGTGGGAGTCCAACAGCATCTGCCGCTACCTGGCCGTACGCGCTGGCCGTGACGACCTGCTGCCTGGCTCGGCGCAGGGCCGCGCCCGGGTCGAGCAGTGGATGGACTGGCAGGCCAGCGACCTCAACAGCGCCTGGCGGCACGTGTTCATGGCGCGCGTGCGGCAGCACCCGGACTATCCGGACGATACCCGCGCCGAGGCCAGCCTGGCGCAGTGGAATCGGCTGATGGCTGTCCTTGATGCACAGCTGGCCGCTACCGATGGCTATGTGGCGGGCGACTCCTTCACCCTGGCCGACATCGTGCTCGGGCTGTCGACCCAACGCTGGCGCAGCACGCCTGGCAACAAGCCCGTGCTGCCACACCTCGCGGCGTGGTTCGAACGCCTGCGGCAGCAGCCGGGTTTCACCGCCCACGTCGACAATGGTGTGGCCTGA